In Epinephelus moara isolate mb chromosome 9, YSFRI_EMoa_1.0, whole genome shotgun sequence, a genomic segment contains:
- the sptan1 gene encoding spectrin alpha chain, non-erythrocytic 1 isoform X4, which yields MDTTGVKVLETAEDIQERRQQVLDRYRRFKELSMMRRTKLEDSYRFQFFRRDADELEKWIQEKLQIASDENYKDPSNLQGKLQKHQAFEAEVQANAGAIIKLDETGNLMISEGHFSSETIRTRLEELHRLWDLLLQKTKEKGMRLLQAQKLVQYLRECEDALDWISDKEAIATSEELGQDLEHVELLQKKFEEFQTDLAAHEERVNEVNQLAAKLIQEAHPEAELIVRKQDEVNAAWQRLKGLAQQRQGKLFGAAEVQRFNRDVDETISWIKEKEQLMASDDFGRDLASVQALLRKHEGLERDLAALEDKVNTLGGDAERLQQTHPQNASQIHLKKDELITNWEQIRTLAAERHSRLNDSYRLQRFTADFRDLTSWVTEMKALINADELANDVAGAEALLDRHQEHKGEIDAHEDSFRATDEAGQALLNTGHYASEEVKEKLGILAEEKESLLELWEVRRQQYEQCMDLQLFYRDTEQVDNWMSKQEAFLLNEDLGDSLDSVEALLKKHEDFEKSLSAQEEKITALDEFATKLIQNNHYAKEDVATRRDALLNRRNALHERAQSRRAALEDSFHLQQFFRDSDELKSWINEKMKTATDEAYKDPSNLQGKVQKHQAFEAELSANQSRIDALQKSGQELLDGKHYASTEVAGRMEEVSSQWKKLLEATELKGIKLREANQQQQFNRNVEDIELWLYEVEGHLASDDYGKDLTSVQNLQKKHALLEADVAAHQDRIDGITIQARQFQDAGHFDADNIRKKQEALVVRYDALREPMAARKQKLSDSLRLQQLFRDVEDEETWIREKEPIAASTNRGKDLIGVQNLLKKHQALQAEITGHEPRIKAVTQKGEAMVEEGHFAGEDVKVKLTELHGRWDTLKAKASQRRQDLEDSLQAQQYFADANEAESWMREKEPIVGSTDYGKDEDSAEALLKKHEALMSDLSAYGSSIQGLKEQAQSCRQQVAPTDDETGKELVLALYDYQEKSPREVTMKKGDILTLLNSTNKDWWKVEVNDRQGFVPAAYVKKLDPTQSSSRENLLDEHGSIALRQDQIENQYGTLLELGEKRKDMLEKSCKKFMLFREANELQQWINEKESALTNEEVGSDLEQVEVLQKKFDDFQKDLKANESRLRDINKVASELESEGLMAEEAPMVQAQQQELSGAAPGKDEADSKTASPWKELNNRWRSLQQLAEERSNMLGSAHEVQRFHRDADETKEWIEEKNQALNTDNYGHDLASVQALQRKHEGFERDLAALGDKVNSLGETAERLIQSHPEAVDDIQEKCTELNTAWSSLVGRADQRKDKLGNSHDLQRFLSDFRDLMSWINGIRGLVSSEELAKDVTGAEALLERHQEHRTEIDARAGTFQAFEQFGQQLLVRGHYASPEIQQKLEALDRERADLEKAWVQRRMMLDQCLELQLFNRDCEQAENWMAAREAFLASDDKGDSLDSVEALIKKHEDFDKAINVQEEKIAALQSFADQLIGADHYAKPEIFNRRNEVLDRWRRLKAQMIEKRSKLGESQTLQQFSRDVDEIEAWISEKLQTATDESYKDPTNIQLSKLLSKHQKHQAFEAELHANADRIRGVIDTGNALIQRGACAGSEDAVKARLNALDEQWQFLVNKSAEKSQKLKEANKQQNFNTGIKDFDFWLSEVEALLASEDYGKDLASVNNLLKKHQLLEADISAHEDRLKDLNGQADSLMASNAFDTSQVKEKRDAVNGRFAKIKSMATGRRAKLNESHRLHQFFRDLDDEESWIKEKKLLVSSEDYGRDLTGVQNLRKKHKRLEAELGAHEPAIQSVLDTGKKLSDDNTIGQEEIQQRLAQFVDHWKELKDLSGARGQRLEESLEYQQFVANVEEEEAWINEKLNLVGSEDYGDTLAAVQGLLKKHEAFETDFTVHRDRVNDVCTNGEELIKKNNHHVDNISAKMSALRGKVSELERAAAQRKAKLDENSAFLQFNWKADVVESWIGEKENSLKTDDYGRDLSSVQTLLTKQETFDAGLQAFQQEGITNITALKDQLVAAKHVQSKAIEARHAALIKRWNQLLSNSAARKKKLLEAQEHFRKVEDLFLTFAKKASAFNSWFENAEEDLTDPVRCNSLEEIRALREAHEAFRSSLSSAQADFNQLAELDQQIKSYQVVSNPYTWFTMEALEETWRNLQKIIKERELELQKEQRRQEENDKLRQEFAQHANAFHQWLQETRTYLLDGSCMVEESGTLESQLEATKRKHQEIRAMRSQLKKIEDLGAAMEEALILDNKYTEHSTVGLAQQWDQLDQLGMRMQHNLEQQIQARNTTGVTEEALKEFSMMFKHFDKEKSGRLNHQEFKSCLRSLGYDLPMVEEGEPDPEFEAILDTVDPNRDGNVSLQEYMAFMISRETENVKSSEEIESAFRALSTENKPYVTKEELYQNLTKEQADYCLSHMKPYLDSKGRELPSAFDFVEFTRSLFVN from the exons ATGGACACCACAGGGGTCAAAGTGCTGGAGACAGCCGAAGACATCCAGGAGCGCCGACAGCAGGTGCTGGACCGCTATCGGCGTTTCAAGGAGCTGTCGATGATGCGTCGGACAAAGCTGGAGGACTCTTACCGCTTTCAGTTCTTCCGCCGTGACGCGGATGAGTTGGAGAAGTGGATCCAAGAGAAGCTGCAGATCGCCTCTGATGAGAACTACAAAGACCCCTCCAACCTGCAG GGTAAACTGCAAAAACATCAGGCCTTTGAAGCCGAAGTTCAGGCCAATGCTGGAGCCATTATCAAACTGGATGAGACTGGAAACCTTATGATCAGCGAGGGCCACTTCTCCTCTGAGACAATTCGA ACTCGTCTTGAGGAGCTGCATCGCTTATGGGACCTTCTGCTGCAGAAGACCAAGGAGAAGGGCATGCGTCTCCTGCAGGCCCAGAAACTGGTCCAGTACCTGCGTGAGTGTGAAGATGCCCTGGACTGGATCAGTGACAAG GAGGCCATAGCCACCTCCGAGGAGCTGGGCCAGGACCTGGAGCATGTGGAGCTTCTGCAGAAGAAGTTTGAGGAGTTCCAGACCGATCTGGCTGCCCACGAGGAACGTGTGAACGAGGTGAACCAGCTGGCAGCCAAGCTGATACAGGAAGCCCATCCAGAGGCTGAGCTCATAGTTCGCAAGCAGGACGAGGTGAACGCAGCCTGGCAGCGCCTGAAGGGTCTGGCCCAGCAGAGGCAGGGCAAGCTGTTTGGGGCAGCTGAGGTGCAGCGCTTCAACAG GGATGTGGATGAGACCATCAGTTGGATCAAGGAGAAAGAGCAGCTGATGGCCTCTGATGACTTTGGTCGGGACCTGGCCAGTGTGCAGGCTCTGCTTCGCAAACACGAGGGTCTGGAGAGAGATCTGGCTGCCCTGGAAGATAAG GTCAACACTCTTGGTGGTGATGCAGAGCGTCTGCAGCAGACTCATCCGCAAAATGCCTCCCAAATCCATCTGAAGAAGGACGAACTAATCACAAACTGGGAACAGATTCGCACTCTGGCCGCTGAGCGCCACTCACGACTCAACGACTCCTACCG GCTGCAGCGTTTCACTGCTGACTTCAGGGATCTGACCAGCTGGGTGACAGAGATGAAAGCTTTGATCAATGCTGACGAACTGGCCAATGATGTGGCTGGAGCTGAGGCTCTGCTAGACCGCCACCAGGAGCATAAG GGAGAGATTGATGCTCACGAAGACAGTTTTAGAGCCACTGATGAAGCCGGACAGGCCTTGCTCAATACAGGACACTACGCATCTGAGGAGGTCAAAGAAAAG CTGGGCATCCTTGCTGAAGAGAAGGAGTCTCTGCTGGAGTTGTGGGAGGTTCGTAGGCAGCAGTATGAGCAATGTATGGACCTGCAACTCTTCTACAGGGACACTGAGCAAGTTGACAACTGGATGAGCAAGCAAGAG GCTTTCCTCTTGAATGAAGACCTTGGTGACTCCCTGGACAGTGTAGAGGCACTGCTGAAGAAACACGAGGACTTTGAGAAGTCACTTAGTGCCCAGGAAGAGAAGATcact GCCCTGGATGAGTTTGCCACCAAACTAATCCAGAACAACCATTATGCCAAAGAGGATGTGGCTACTCGCAGAGATGCT CTCCTCAACCGTCGTAATGCCCTGCATGAGCGTGCTCAGTCTCGTCGTGCTGCTTTGGAGGACTCTTTCCACCTGCAGCAGTTCTTCAGGGACTCCGATGAGCTCAAGAGCTGGATCAATGAGAAGATGAAGACTGCCACAGACGAAGCTTACAAG GACCCCTCCAACCTGCAGGGCAAGGTGCAGAAACACCAGGCTTTTGAAGCTGAgctgtcagccaatcagagccgcATTGATGCCCTGCAGAAGTCTGGCCAGGAGCTGCTGGATGGAAAGCATTACGCCTCCACTGAGGTGGCTGGCCGCATGGAGGAGGTCAGCTCCCAGTGGAAGAAACTGCTGGAGGCTACCGAGCTCAAAG GCATCAAGCTCCGTGAGGCCAACCAGCAACAGCAGTTCAACAGGAACGTAGAGGACATTGAGCTGTGGCTGTATGAAGTTGAGGGCCACCTAGCTTCAGACGACTATGGAAAAGACCTGACCAGTGTCCAGAACCTGCAAAAGAAACATGCACTGTTGGAGGCTGATGTGGCCGCTCACCAG gaTCGCATTGATGGCATAACAATCCAGGCTCGCCAGTTCCAAGATGCTGGACACTTTGATGCTGACAACATTCGCAAGAAACAAGAGGCTTTAGTGGTGCGTTATGACGCTTTGCGCGAGCCTATGGCTGCACGCAAGCAGAAACTGTCTGACTCTCTGAGGCTCCAGCAGCTGTTCAGAGATGTGGAGGACGAGGAGACTTGGATCCGTGAGAAAGAGCCCATTGCTGCCTCTACTAACAGAG GCAAAGACCTGATTGGTGTCCAGAACTTGCTGAAGAAGCACCAGGCCCTGCAGGCTGAGATCACCGGACATGAGCCTCGCATTAAGGCGGTCACCCAGAAAGGAGAGGCCATGGTGGAGGAAG gacactttgctggagaagatGTGAAAGTGAAGCTGACAGAACTACATGGACGCTGGGACACTCTGAAGGCCAAGGCCTCCCAGAGGAGACAGGATCTGGAGGACTCTCTGCAGGCCCAGCAGTACTTTGCTGATGCCAACGAAGCAGAGTCTTGGATGAGGGAGAAGGAGCCCATCGTGGGGAGCACAGACTACGGCAAAGATGAGGATTCTGCTGAG GCTCTGCTGAAGAAGCATGAGGCCCTGATGTCTGACCTGAGCGCCTATGGCAGCAGCATTCAAGGCCTGAAGGAACAGGCCCAGTCCTGCAGG CAACAAGTGGCACCAACTGATGATGAGACCGGGAAGGAACTGGTCCTGGCCTTGTACGACTACCAGGAGAAGAGTCCCCGTGAAGTTACCATGAAGAAGGGGGACATCCTCACCCTGCTCAACAGCACCAACAAG GATTGGTGGAAGGTGGAGGTGAACGATCGCCAGGGCTTTGTTCCTGCTGCATATGTGAAGAAGCTGGACCCTACCCAGTCCTCCTCTAGGGAAAACCTGCTGGATGAACACGGCAGCATTGCACTGCGCCAAGACCAGATTGAGAATCA GTACGGTACTCTGTTGGAGCTGGGAGAGAAACGCAAGGACATGCTGGAGAAGAGCTGCAAGAAATTTATGTTGTTCCGTGAGGCCAACGAGCTGCAGCAGTGGATCAATGAGAAAGAGAGCGCCCTCACTAATGAGGAGGTTGGCTCTGACCTGGAGCAGGTCGAGGTCCTGCAGAAGAAGTTTGACGACTTCCAGAAG GACCTAAAAGCCAATGAGTCTCGCCTGAGGGACATCAACAAAGTGGCTTCTGAGCTGGAGTCTGAAGGCCTGATGGCTGAGGAGGCCCCCATGGTTCAGGCTCAG CAGCAAGAGCTGTCTGGTGCTGCTCCTGGCAAG GATGAAGCTGATTCTAAGACTGCCTCTCCATGGAAG GAGCTGAATAATCGCTGGCGGTCCCTGCAGCAGCTGGCTGAAGAAAGAAGCAACATGCTGGGCAGTGCCCACGAGGTGCAGCGATTCCACAG GGATGCCGATGAAACCAAGGAGTGGATCGAAGAGAAGAATCAGGCCCTCAACACTGACAATTATGGTCATGACTTGGCCAGTGTCCAGGCTCTGCAGCGCAAACATGAAGGCTTCGAGAGAGACCTGGCAGCTCTGGGCGATAAG GTGAACTCTCTTGGGGAGACAGCGGAGCGTCTGATCCAGTCCCACCCTGAGGCAGTGGATGACATCCAGGAGaagtgcactgagctgaacacTGCCTGGAGCAGTCTTGTGGGACGTGCTGACCAGCGCAAAGACAAGCTTGGCAACTCCCACGACCTGCAGCGCTTCCTCTCTGACTTTAG AGATCTGATGTCCTGGATTAATGGCATACGAGGGCTTGTCTCTTCGGAGGAGCTGGCCAAAGACGTGACCGGAGCCGAGGCCCTTCTGGAAAGACACCAG GAACACCGCACAGAGATTGATGCTCGTGCCGGTACCTTCCAAGCCTTTGAACAGTTTGGTCAGCAGCTGCTGGTGCGAGGCCACTATGCTAGTCCTGAGATTCAGCAGAAATTGGAGGCTCTGGACCGTGAGCGTGCTGACCTTGAGAAGGCCTGGGTGCAGCGTCGCATGATGTTGGATCAATGCCTCGAGCTCCAG CTCTTCAACAGGGACTGTGAGCAGGCTGAGAACTGGATGGCAGCTCGTGAAGCCTTCCTTGCTAGTGACGACAAGGGTGACTCCTTGGACAGTGTGGAGGCCCTCATCAAGAAACATGAAGACTTTGACAAGGCCATTAACGTGCAG GAGGAGAAGATTGCTGCTCTGCAGTCGTTTGCTGATCAGCTGATTGGAGCTGACCATTACGCCAAACCTGAGATCTTCAACCGCCGCAATGAAGTCCTCGACAG GTGGCGTCGCCTGAAGGCCCAGATGATCGAAAAGCGTTCCAAGCTGGGTGAATCCCAGACCTTGCAGCAGTTCAGCAGGGATGTGGATGAAATTGAGGCTTGGATCAGCGAGAAGCTGCAGACTGCAACTGATGAGTCCTACAAAGATCCCACCAACATCCAG ctgtCCAAGCTGCTG AGTAAGCATCAGAAACATCAGGCATTTGAGGCTGAGCTGCATGCCAACGCAGACCGAATCCGTGGAGTCATTGATACTGGCAACGCCCTGATCCAGAGAGGAGCCTGTGCTGGCAGTGAGGATGCCGTCAAG GCTCGCCTCAACGCTCTGGATGAACAGTGGCAATTCCTCGTCAACAAATCTGCAGAAAAGAGCCAGAAACTCAAAGAGGCCAACAAGCAACAGAATTTCAACACCGGCATCAAGGACTTTGACTTCTGGCTGTCTGAG GTGGAAGCTCTTCTTGCCTCTGAGGATTATGGCAAAGACCTGGCCTCAGTCAACAACCTGCTGAAGAAACACCAGCTGCTGGAGGCTGATATTTCCGCCCATGAG GATCGTCTGAAGGACCTGAATGGCCAGGCTGACAGCCTGATGGCCAGCAATGCCTTTGACACCTCCCAGGTGAAGGAAAAGCGCGATGCTGTCAATGGCCGCTTCGCCAAGATCAAGAGCATGGCTACTGGTCGCCGTGCTAAACTCAACGAGTCCCACCGCCTGCATCAGTTCTTCAGGGACCTGGATGATGAAGAGTCTTGGATCAA AGAAAAGAAGTTGCTTGTGAGTTCGGAGGACTACGGACGTGATTTGACAGGAGTACAGAATCTGAGGAAGAAACACAAGAGGCTGGAGGCTGAGCTGGGAGCCCATGAGCCGGCCATTCAG TCGGTGCTGGACACTGGGAAGAAGCTGTCTGATGATAACACCATCGGCCAGGAGGAGATCCAGCAGAGGCTTGCCCAGTTTGTCGACCACTGGAAGGAACTTAAAGACTTATCTGGAGCAAG AGGTCAGAGGCTGGAGGAGTCGCTGGAGTACCAGCAGTTTGTGGCGAATGTGGAAGAGGAAGAAGCTTGGATTAATGAGAAGTTGAATCTAGTGGGAAGCGAGGACTATGGAGATACACTGGCTGCTGTGCAG GGCTTGTTGAAAAAGCATGAAGCATTTGAGACTGACTTCACCGTACACAGGGACAGGGTCAATGATGTGTGCACCAATGGAGAGGAGCTCATCAAGAAG AACAACCACCATGTAGACAACATCAGTGCCAAGATGTCGGCTTTGCGAGGCAAAGTGTCTGAGCTGGAGAGGGCAGCAGCTCAGAGGAAGGCTAAGCTGGATGAAAACTCTGCCTTCCTGCAGTTCAATTGGAAGGCCGACGTGGTGGAGTCCTGGATCG GTGAGAAAGAGAACAGCTTGAAGACTGATGACTATGGCAGAGACCTGTCCTCTGTCCAGACTCTGCTCACCAAACAG gagACATTTGATGCTGGTCTCCAGGCCTTCCAGCAGGAAGGCATCACCAACATTACAGCTCTCAAGGACCAGCTGGTTGCCGCCAAGCATGTCCAATCAAAAGCCATCGAAGCCCGTCACGCTGCCTTGATTAAGCGCTGGAACCAACTGCTGTCCAACTCAGCCGCTCGCAAGAAGAAGCTTCTGGAGGCTCAAGAGCACTTCAGAAAG GTTGAGGACTTGTTCCTGACATTTGCCAAGAAGGCATCAGCCTTCAACAGCTGGTTTGAGAATGCAGAGGAGGATCTGACAGACCCAGTTAGATGCAACTCTCTGGAGGAGATCCGGGCGCTGCGTGAAGCCCATGAGGCCTTCCGCTCCTCACTGAGCTCTGCTCAGGCCGACTTCAACCAGCTGGCTGAGCTGGACCAGCAGATCAAGAGCTACCAGGTGGTGTCCAACCCCTACACCTGGTTCACCATGGAGGCCCTAGAAGAGACCTGGAGGAACCTGCAGAAGATCATCAAG GAGCGAGAGCTGGAGCTGCAGAAGGAGCAGAGGAGGCAGGAGGAAAACGACAAGTTGCGTCAGGAGTTTGCGCAGCACGCAAACGCTTTCCACCAGTGGCTGCAGGAGACCAG GACATACCTTCTGGATGG GTCATGTATGGTGGAAGAATCTGGTACCCTGGAGTCCCAGCTGGAGGCCACCAAG cGTAAGCACCAGGAGATCCGGGCCATGCGCAGCCAGCTGAAGAAGATTGAAGACCTGGGTGCAGCTATGGAGGAAGCGCTCATCTTGGACAACAAGTACACAGAGCACAGCACAGTGGGCCTGGCTCAGCAGTGGGACCAACTGGATCAACTGGGAATGAGGATGCAGCACAACCTGGAGCAACAGATACAGGCCAG GAACACCACTGGAGTGACAGAGGAGGCTCTGAAGGAGTTCAGCATGATGTTCAA GCACTTCGACAAGGAGAAGTCTGGTCGTCTGAACCACCAAGAGTTCAAGTCGTGTCTGCGCTCGCTAGGCTACGACCTGCCCATGGTGGAAGAGGGTGAACCTGATCCTGAGTTTGAGGCCATACTCGACACTGTGGATCCCAACAG GGATGGCAACGTGTCATTGCAGGAGTACATGGCATTCATGATCAGCCGCGAGACAGAGAATGTCAAGTCCAGTGAGGAGATAGAGAGCGCCTTCCGAGCTCTCAGCACCGAGAACAAACCCTACGTCACTAAAGAAGAGCTCTACCAG aaCCTGACCAAGGAGCAGGCGGACTACTGCCTCTCACACATGAAACCGTATCTCGACAGCAAGGGCCGCGAGCTGCCATCAGCTTTCGACTTTGTGGAGTTCACCCGCTCGCTCTTCGTCAACTGA